GGCTTTAGCGATAGCTAAACGAACGGCTTCTGCCTGTCCTTTTACACCACCACCTGCAACATTTACTTTAACATCAAATTTTCCGGTGCTACCAGAAACCTCAGTGCTCTGAGTTACGATGTACTGTAATGGCAATGTTGGGAAGTACTCTTTGTAATCTTTACCGTTAACGATGATCGCACCATTTCCTTCTGAAAGGTAGATGCGGGCAACGGCTGTTTTTCTTCTGCCTGAAGTGTTAGTTGTTGGCATTTTTTTTCTCCTTTGAAATTAAAAAGTTAAATGGTTGTTGGGTTTTGTGCTGCATGTGGATGCTCGCCACCTGCATATACATACAGGTTACCAAATAATGCTTTACCCAAACGACTTTTAGGTAACATACCACGAACGGCTTTTTCAATTACGCGTTCAGGATGTTTTGCCATTAACTCCTTAGGAGAAATGAAACGCTGACCACCTGGATAACCAGTGTAAGAAACATACTGCTTTGCGCTGAATTTGTTTCCGGTCAACTTTACCTTGTCTGCATTGATAACTATTACATTATCACCGCAGTCTACGTTCGGGGTGAAATCTGGCTTGGTTTTACCACGGATGATCATTGCGATCTTAGTGGACAAGCGCCCCAAAATCTCGCCTTGTGCGTCAACAACAACCCATTGTTTGTTAACGGTTTTTTTGTTGGCTGAGACAGTTTTGTAACTTAACGTATTCACTTGCTTTAAATTAAATTGTTTAAACGTTTATTATACCCCGCATTTTCGGGACTGCAAAGATACAGCTTATTATGTTATTAACAAATAGTTTTGCACTAATTTTTAAGCAGTTATTCATCCTGCTGTTCAGGCAATTAAAACCAGAGGCTTTTGTTAACAAGTTAGCTGCGGGTGCAAATGTTTATCGGTATTTGTCGAGCTAAGACGCTAAAAGATCAGATCGCGTTGCCCTAAGTGTCCTCACTTGCGGCCCGCATGCTAACTATGCGTATATTATCGTTTTGATGCAAAGTCCGATCAAAAAGTTATTGATAACTTGCAAAGTTATTCCCCCAAAATTGGCGTTGAAGTACAATAAAATATTGAGATGATAGAAATTAACGGTTGGATTTCACTTGAAAGTTCCACAGACGGAGAAGATAAATTGACAGAAGAAGTTATTTTAATCATAAATGAAATTATAGAATCGCATAATTCGTTTAATCAATATTTTAGAATTTTATCTATAAATGGTAATTATGTAGTGCAGATAGCTTTAAATCACAACCATAATTTGGGTTATGTAGAAATGGTAAATGATTTAATAAATGATATTTGCAAATTGGCAAAGGCGAGTTACGGGATAATATATTTGCGGGATGACGAAAATGAATTTGATTTTAATATGTTTAAAATATTGAGAATCGCTAAAGGGCAGGTTTCCTATGAGAATGACAAGTTGATTTCTCCTTGTAATCCTCTTATTGAAGACTAACCACCTACACTCCCCCTCCGCTGCCGCAAGTGTCCTCACTTGTGGCCCGCATGCTAAGTATGCGCCGTGCCTTTAGGACAATCAACTATGTTTCTCGTCAACCTCAATTCTTTCTCTTTGCAAATTGAGATTCCGTTTAAAAATATGCAAATTCCGGATGAAACAAACATCCGGAATTTATATATTCATTACTACCCATGACATGTTTTCTTTTCGAGGTGCGTGGGCCTGTCACCCTGAGTAAGTTTTATTTGCGCACAAATAATGTCATTGCAGATGACAAGCTATTCCCGAATTTTGTAAAAAAGCAACTTATGGCAGTGTAGCAGTTTAGCTCCTGGTGTTTTTTACCCGCCCCTGAGTTTTGCTTCAGGAAATAGCGTAAGCATTTTGGTGATACTGTTAGCAGCAGCATTCCCGTATGGCAGCGTGCCTTTTTTATCTATCGCTCTCCTGAGCCATAAGTTGCTTAATTATTAGATCTTAAAAGCAAAGTTATGGCAAAAGAAACAACTTTTGAAACAGTTCATGAAAACGTTGCGGGTATTGATATCGGCGCGGAACAAATTTTTGTATCCCCGGACGGACAAGAAGTGGTCACCTTTGAAACCTTTACATCGAGCTATTATGCCTGTGCAATATATCTGCGGGAAAAGGGGATAAAAAAGGTTGCGATGGAAGCGACAGGGGTATACTGGATCGCTTTGTACTTTCTATTAGAAGAACTTGGCATGCTGGTATGCCTGGTCAACCCTAAAGAAACAAAACAAGCAAAAGGGAGAAAAACAGACGTAAGGGACTGTCAGTGGATCCAAAAGCTATTTGCAGCCGGCATCCTGCGTCATAGTTTCATTCCACAAGGCAAATTCATGGAACTTCGTCACTTAGTCCGTGAGCGGCTGGATATCATAAGCATGGGCAGTACCTATGTTAATAAAATGCAAAAATGCCTGGAACTGATGAACATCAAGCTTCCGGAAGTCCTTAGCCAGATCCATGGCACCAGCGGGATCAATATGATCAAGGCCATATTATCGGGTAGCCGTGATGCTGCTTATTTGCTTAGTCTTTGTGATGACCGTATCCAAAAGTATAAAGGCGAAAAAGTAATAAAAGCTTTGGAGGGGCGATATAATGATACTTACTTGTTTATGCTTGAGCAGAACCTAAAGCTTTGGGAAATTCATCAGCAACAAATAAAAATGATCGATAAGGAAATAGCTCACTTGCTGGATGAACTAAGTGAAGACAAAGAAGAAGTGGCAGCAGGCAAAGCTAAACCAATACGTCACCATGCACCCAAAATAAAAGGGCTTCATGCTACCATGGCCCGTTTATACGGCGTAGATCTTACCAGTATTCCGGGAATAAATGACTACACAGCATTGCGTTTAATTGGCGAAACAGGAACGGATATGAGTCGTTTTGCTACCGCTAAAAACTTTGTAAACTGGGCGAGCCTATCGCCAAAAAGTCACCGGAGCGGAAAAATGAAAAAAAACGTGAGAGGTATGCCTTGCAATGTTGCCGGACAAATCTTTAAACAGTGTGCTCAATCACTATTGAAAAGTAAAGATAGTGCCATCGGAAGTTTTATGAGAAAGCTTCGCGGCCGGAAAGACTCGGGAATAGCCATAAAAGCAGGTGCCAGAAAGCTGGCTATAGCCTACTACAATACATTAACCAAAGGAACCGCGTACGTAGAAGAGGGAACTAGGCGTTATGAAGAGCAACTAAAGAAGAGAGAAATGGCATCATTGAAAAGATTAGCTAAAAAACACAATTTACAACTGATTGAAAATCAAAATGCTGCCTAATGTGTCAATGGCAGAGAAATGGCATCATTGAAAAGATTAGCTAAAAAACACAATTTACAACTGATTGAAAATCAAAATGCTGCCTAATGTGTCAATGGCAGCCTGTCGAAGGGTCGCGCGGAGAGGCCTTTTGCCCACTATGGTTCGACAAGCTCACCATGACAGCCCTTTTTACGATGTCATTCCCCCTTCAGAACTTCGCGAAATTTTACTACTTAGCATGACATGTTTGGTTTTACATGAACATTGGCTTTGAACGCTGGCTACGACTCACCCCGGCTACGCTACGCTGGCCGCCCCTCCGGCTTGCGCCGCAAAGAGGGTGGTCGCTCATTTTTCTATTTTATTAACCCCTCTATGCGACGCAGGTGAGTGTTGCGCAACTAAGCGTATAAGGCACGGAGGTTCAAATCTTGTCGATCAACCTCCTGAGATTTTAATATCCAGCTAATGCCAAAAGCAAGTTAGTCGATATTCAAATCTCAGGGCGTCAAAATGCCATAAAACATGCACTTTTTTTTGAGCGTTAGTTGTGCAACACTCACCGCAGTCGGAGAGAGGGGTGACGGGCGGAGCCTCGTCGGGGTGAGTCGACTCGCCGCCATGCGATATATGTCATCCCCCCTTCAGAATTTGGCCAAATCTTATCACTACCCATGACAGCCATTTTCCAATAATCATTCCACATCCCGCAACGAGAACTGTCTTTAAATTTAAATACGCATTAAAATCATTGATTTACAGTCACGTCACTATAAGCAATTTTCATCTTTGATTGGCCTTTCACTATAACCCTACTTCTTTTTAAACCAGGGCACAAACACGCTGGTACTCGCCTGGTATTCTTTAAAGGCCTCGCCTTTAGACCGGAGGGACTGTTCTTCTGTGGCGGGGAT
The genomic region above belongs to Mucilaginibacter sp. KACC 22773 and contains:
- the rpsI gene encoding 30S ribosomal protein S9, which codes for MPTTNTSGRRKTAVARIYLSEGNGAIIVNGKDYKEYFPTLPLQYIVTQSTEVSGSTGKFDVKVNVAGGGVKGQAEAVRLAIAKAIVELDPEKKPALRAKGIMTRDDRMVERKKPGRKKARKRFQFSKR
- the rplM gene encoding 50S ribosomal protein L13 — translated: MNTLSYKTVSANKKTVNKQWVVVDAQGEILGRLSTKIAMIIRGKTKPDFTPNVDCGDNVIVINADKVKLTGNKFSAKQYVSYTGYPGGQRFISPKELMAKHPERVIEKAVRGMLPKSRLGKALFGNLYVYAGGEHPHAAQNPTTI
- a CDS encoding Imm7 family immunity protein — encoded protein: MIEINGWISLESSTDGEDKLTEEVILIINEIIESHNSFNQYFRILSINGNYVVQIALNHNHNLGYVEMVNDLINDICKLAKASYGIIYLRDDENEFDFNMFKILRIAKGQVSYENDKLISPCNPLIED
- a CDS encoding IS110 family transposase, with the translated sequence MAKETTFETVHENVAGIDIGAEQIFVSPDGQEVVTFETFTSSYYACAIYLREKGIKKVAMEATGVYWIALYFLLEELGMLVCLVNPKETKQAKGRKTDVRDCQWIQKLFAAGILRHSFIPQGKFMELRHLVRERLDIISMGSTYVNKMQKCLELMNIKLPEVLSQIHGTSGINMIKAILSGSRDAAYLLSLCDDRIQKYKGEKVIKALEGRYNDTYLFMLEQNLKLWEIHQQQIKMIDKEIAHLLDELSEDKEEVAAGKAKPIRHHAPKIKGLHATMARLYGVDLTSIPGINDYTALRLIGETGTDMSRFATAKNFVNWASLSPKSHRSGKMKKNVRGMPCNVAGQIFKQCAQSLLKSKDSAIGSFMRKLRGRKDSGIAIKAGARKLAIAYYNTLTKGTAYVEEGTRRYEEQLKKREMASLKRLAKKHNLQLIENQNAA